GCCGCTCCTTGGGGTTCTTGACAAGGCACCGGTCGGCGAGCCTGGCCACGTCACGGGCGGCCCCCGCCGGGTACCGCCCCCCGAGGCGCGGGTCCATGATGGACCTGAAGCTGTCCCCGTCCGGCGGGTGGCGGCGCACCCATCCCAGCAGCTTCTGCTCGTCCGCCGGCCGGCTCCGCTCCACGGACCGCCGCCCCGTGAGGATCTCGTACAGCACCACCCCGAACCCCCACACGTCGCTCTTCACCGTCAGGTGCCCCGTCTCGATGTAGTCCGGCGCCGCGTACCCCTGCGTCCCCACCACCTgccattcattcattcattcattcaccATGGAGCTTTGCTTTGTTGCCAGATTTCGTTGTAACAATTGATGGAGAGATATAGAATACAGACCGCGGTGGAGACGTGTGTTCTTCCTTCCGTTGGCCCTTCCCTGGCCAGCCCGAAATCCGACAGCTTGGGCTTGAAATCGGCGTCCAGCAGCACGTTGGACGCCTTGAAATCCCTGTATATCACCTGCCAGGCTAAACCACCACGGATCAAGATCCTTGAAAAAACCCTGCCATTCTTGAACGATGTCAGTGCAGAGCAGAGAGTTTCAGACGGAACCTGGACTTCTTGGACTCCTTGGTGGAGGTAATCGAggccgcgggcggcgccgaTCATGACCTGCAGCCTGGTTCGCCAGGGGAGCGGGGGGTGGGCTCGGCTGAAGAGATGGTCGTCCAGGGTCTTGTTGGGCATGAACTCGTACACCAGCAGCCTGTGCTTGCCTTCTTCTGAATCCACGGCGCAGTAGCCGATGAGCCTCACCAGGTTCGGGTGCTCCAGAACGCCCAGGAACTGGACTTCGGCGAGCCACTGCTTATGCCCCTGAAAATgatcgagaaaaaaaaatccatccaCAACTTTGATTAAGCTACTGAATCTGTCGATTGTTTGTTACTAGTACtgtacatttgttttttttccccttgCAAAGCCGATGAAATCTTTTTGCAGTGATTGTGAGTTCTACAGTTTAATAGTTTGACTTGTGATGTGATGATATGCGATTCGTTAATTGAAGTTGACACGAGTGGATGTCCTTGTCCCGGCGAATTTGTGTATTCTCATTCCAAGATTTTTCATGGAGCTCCAAAGTTTTTTCACTGCAATCACAAAGGACTATAGTGGAGTATACTACTAAAGAATCTGGTCTGGCTTTTCGATGAATTCTGACCTGCAGGCTGCGCTGGTTGAGGCGCTTGACGGCGAGGAcgacccggccgccggcgccggcggagcggAAGAAGGCGCGGTAGACGGAGCCGAAGCCGCCCTCGCCGACCTTGAGCGCGCGGCTGAAGCCGTTGGTGGCGCTGCCGAGCTCCTCCAGCCCGAACACACGAAGCCGCTGCGCGCCCCTCTCCTCCGACAGCTCCTGTATgctcctcgtcggcgtcgacgCCGACGAAGCCTTGCTCTTCGTCTCCCCGCCCGACGACGTGGGCGCCGGCGACTCGGTGCCGCTAGCAGGCCGCTTCCGCGGCtccttctgcttcttcttgccgGCGCTCGTGAAGGCGAAGCACCCCATCGAACCCCGGTCCCGAATTCAGCAAAA
This is a stretch of genomic DNA from Brachypodium distachyon strain Bd21 chromosome 1, Brachypodium_distachyon_v3.0, whole genome shotgun sequence. It encodes these proteins:
- the LOC100837440 gene encoding probable serine/threonine-protein kinase PBL19, with product MGCFAFTSAGKKKQKEPRKRPASGTESPAPTSSGGETKSKASSASTPTRSIQELSEERGAQRLRVFGLEELGSATNGFSRALKVGEGGFGSVYRAFFRSAGAGGRVVLAVKRLNQRSLQGHKQWLAEVQFLGVLEHPNLVRLIGYCAVDSEEGKHRLLVYEFMPNKTLDDHLFSRAHPPLPWRTRLQVMIGAARGLDYLHQGVQEVQVIYRDFKASNVLLDADFKPKLSDFGLAREGPTEGRTHVSTAVVGTQGYAAPDYIETGHLTVKSDVWGFGVVLYEILTGRRSVERSRPADEQKLLGWVRRHPPDGDSFRSIMDPRLGGRYPAGAARDVARLADRCLVKNPKERPGMAEVAEELERVLKMEAAPPAAARG